One segment of Aquimarina sp. BL5 DNA contains the following:
- a CDS encoding helix-turn-helix domain-containing protein — MESLHSNYVKRTQKDYSLSFKLQVVQEIEQGLLTRTQALDKYGIQARSTIRTWLKKYGKFDYDFSVNRSMSKTPEQRILELEQQVKLLEKQKARAEFLAERADKKAIIFDMMIDIAEEEFNIPIRKKHVPELSKNIAKKNKKA; from the coding sequence ATGGAGTCATTACATTCAAATTATGTAAAGCGTACACAGAAGGATTACAGTTTATCCTTTAAGCTACAAGTTGTTCAAGAGATTGAACAAGGCTTATTAACAAGAACTCAAGCTTTGGATAAGTATGGTATTCAAGCAAGATCTACGATTCGCACTTGGTTAAAAAAATATGGTAAATTTGATTATGATTTTAGTGTAAATAGATCCATGTCCAAAACACCTGAACAACGTATTTTAGAATTAGAACAGCAAGTCAAGCTTTTAGAGAAACAAAAAGCAAGAGCTGAATTTTTAGCAGAGCGTGCGGATAAGAAAGCAATTATATTTGATATGATGATTGATATCGCCGAAGAGGAATTTAATATTCCGATCAGAAAAAAGCACGTACCCGAGTTATCGAAAAATATAGCCAAGAAAAACAAGAAAGCATAA
- a CDS encoding starch-binding protein translates to MKNTNLFLLLLFVYSGIVAQQVHTSYLWHMQQPNYWPEKSKENPNRYQTVMESHNLKSSGDSWNVYEDGISHPLNNLEEIFEKYDRVKAYQYGPKNSVQTLLGLPNGGAQVNYSGCLIENVNSLADAGAWGYSQGWENNFIEAKNWKTSGGQPRMDLTGFTFHHALAPLISERALRMELKTHKLIMAETFGGEYSKGFWPAECSFSERIIKVLVEEGFQWSVVANSHLSRTLNDYPLDYGTSGVNIDPPNGADKVATNGQNWWKGQIDGRGGTFAAPYCYQAHKAQYIDPENGQTYKMDVVPMADLLSYQNGFSSMGTGEIDANIAPFSNSSQPSIVLLAHDGDNAWGGGDSYYQESVPGFANAAASKGYDPTTIQQFLNSYPVPESDIVKVEDGSWVNAANDWGHPQFINWLWPLYDTTDYRFNPDGWTEDARNWAVITAAENYVLTAEDNSGGVDIAKVIDPSSGASNAEKAWHFFLPSLTSGYMYYGKAIDMEVKQTLAGNIAIEHAKEEIGDTPNQDNTAPSVFIPQRFPYNPGGKGFGPIYAYQEVQNTSDFHVWTFAYDVSGLASVELKYRTDNDGENPISDNVNDTYSGGEGVSSWNSQSMTQKQFPKRNITQDPEIDFFIEPTAIADLCYAEIKGLSDVLVDYYVEAVDTKGNVFKTPIQHVYVGGFNSSDEVTLTVTPDSGNYDDAIAVVMEASTTSDNDGVAIYYTTDGSEPSQSSTEYVTSFTIGDSDSESITLKVIAYDADENASEVITRNYTFGDIPSYDIHFKNTSNWNQVYVYAFDKNSNTALPGWNWPGKLMTKEQDSPWYIASIAESVEVGLVFTNGNGEQSDDQFRNVNGWYVYSEDIWYDQCPSDCPGVLGIPELSVAPSGGSYEGSVSVNLSSSNQGVIYYTTDGTEPSDSSFLYQDEVIFTENTTLKAIAYNSTGQSAIVSENYSITEIQSYSVYYRNVSSWNDVYVYLFDKNTNQPLPGWNWPGRSMNREQTSQWYSFLVEENAEIGVVFNNNNGIQSDDLTRVTDGWYDPSTNQWYDVCPTACPSNVSDDELIIHYNNNNTNWNPVTLYYWDTTPESSTSSWPGVEMTDIDGDGWYEYTLSGVECAKVIFSTNGGQQTEDLEICGEGWYDNGWVSNPLNKKPETNTTLISSPYPNPFQNEIKFNLLGEVKSLNVTVRDVKGALYYSDTVSSKNGTISIPLDVAKGIYFVKFSNKTINKVVKVIK, encoded by the coding sequence ATGAAAAACACTAACTTATTTTTACTACTACTATTTGTCTATTCTGGGATAGTAGCGCAACAAGTCCATACTTCTTATTTATGGCATATGCAACAACCTAATTATTGGCCGGAAAAAAGTAAAGAGAATCCTAATCGATATCAAACGGTTATGGAATCTCATAATTTGAAATCTTCCGGAGACTCTTGGAATGTATACGAGGATGGAATAAGTCATCCTTTAAATAATTTAGAAGAAATTTTCGAAAAATATGATCGCGTAAAAGCGTATCAATACGGACCCAAAAATTCTGTTCAAACATTATTGGGATTACCAAATGGAGGTGCACAGGTTAATTACTCTGGTTGTTTAATAGAAAATGTAAACAGCCTTGCTGATGCTGGTGCTTGGGGGTATAGTCAAGGTTGGGAAAATAATTTTATAGAGGCTAAAAACTGGAAAACATCTGGTGGGCAACCAAGAATGGACCTTACTGGATTTACATTTCATCACGCCTTAGCGCCATTAATAAGTGAACGCGCTTTGAGAATGGAATTAAAAACACATAAATTAATAATGGCAGAAACTTTTGGAGGTGAATATTCTAAAGGTTTTTGGCCAGCAGAATGTTCGTTTTCAGAAAGGATTATTAAAGTCTTGGTAGAAGAAGGTTTTCAATGGTCTGTAGTTGCAAATAGTCATTTATCTCGTACATTGAATGATTATCCATTAGATTATGGTACATCTGGCGTGAATATCGATCCACCTAACGGAGCCGATAAAGTAGCTACCAACGGTCAGAATTGGTGGAAAGGTCAAATCGATGGAAGAGGAGGTACTTTTGCTGCTCCATATTGTTATCAAGCACACAAAGCACAATATATAGATCCAGAAAATGGTCAGACATATAAAATGGATGTAGTCCCGATGGCAGATTTATTGAGCTATCAGAATGGATTCAGTTCTATGGGGACAGGAGAAATAGATGCTAATATCGCTCCTTTTAGTAATTCTAGTCAACCATCAATTGTATTGCTTGCTCATGATGGTGATAATGCTTGGGGTGGTGGAGATAGCTATTATCAGGAATCTGTTCCTGGGTTTGCCAATGCAGCTGCTTCTAAAGGATACGATCCTACTACCATACAGCAATTTTTAAATTCTTATCCAGTTCCAGAAAGTGATATTGTAAAAGTAGAAGATGGATCTTGGGTCAATGCAGCAAACGATTGGGGGCATCCTCAATTTATTAATTGGTTATGGCCTTTGTATGACACTACTGATTATAGATTTAATCCAGATGGATGGACAGAAGATGCTAGAAATTGGGCTGTAATTACTGCTGCTGAAAATTACGTATTAACAGCAGAAGATAATAGTGGAGGGGTAGATATAGCTAAAGTAATTGATCCTTCTTCCGGCGCTTCTAATGCAGAAAAAGCTTGGCATTTTTTCTTGCCATCTCTGACGAGTGGTTATATGTATTATGGAAAAGCAATTGATATGGAAGTAAAGCAAACTTTAGCTGGTAATATTGCAATAGAACATGCTAAAGAAGAAATAGGTGATACTCCCAATCAGGATAATACTGCACCTTCTGTATTTATACCACAGCGTTTTCCATATAACCCAGGAGGCAAGGGTTTTGGGCCTATATATGCATATCAAGAAGTTCAAAACACTTCTGATTTTCATGTTTGGACATTTGCCTATGATGTGAGTGGATTAGCATCGGTTGAATTGAAATACAGAACGGATAATGATGGTGAAAATCCTATCTCTGATAATGTTAATGATACATATTCAGGAGGAGAAGGTGTAAGTTCTTGGAATAGTCAATCAATGACTCAAAAACAATTCCCTAAAAGAAATATAACACAAGATCCAGAAATTGATTTCTTTATAGAGCCAACCGCAATTGCGGATTTATGCTATGCGGAGATTAAGGGGTTATCTGATGTGTTAGTAGATTATTATGTAGAAGCAGTGGATACAAAAGGAAACGTGTTTAAGACACCTATTCAGCATGTCTATGTTGGAGGGTTTAATAGTAGTGATGAGGTAACTCTTACGGTTACTCCGGATTCTGGGAATTATGATGATGCTATCGCAGTAGTAATGGAAGCTTCTACAACCTCCGATAATGATGGAGTAGCAATTTATTATACTACTGATGGATCAGAGCCAAGTCAATCAAGTACAGAGTACGTAACTTCTTTTACTATTGGAGATAGTGATAGTGAATCAATCACTTTAAAAGTGATAGCGTACGATGCTGATGAAAATGCTTCGGAGGTTATTACTAGAAATTATACATTTGGGGACATACCTTCTTATGATATCCATTTTAAGAATACTTCTAATTGGAATCAAGTTTATGTATATGCTTTTGATAAAAATAGTAATACAGCCTTGCCAGGGTGGAATTGGCCAGGTAAGTTAATGACTAAAGAGCAAGATTCGCCGTGGTATATTGCTTCCATAGCAGAATCAGTAGAAGTTGGTCTTGTTTTTACAAATGGAAATGGAGAGCAGTCGGACGATCAATTTAGAAACGTAAATGGTTGGTATGTGTATTCAGAAGATATTTGGTATGATCAATGTCCCTCGGATTGTCCGGGAGTTTTAGGAATACCAGAATTATCAGTTGCTCCTTCTGGCGGATCTTATGAGGGAAGCGTATCGGTTAATTTATCATCTAGTAACCAAGGAGTAATTTATTATACTACAGATGGAACAGAGCCGTCAGATTCAAGTTTTTTATATCAAGATGAAGTAATTTTTACAGAAAATACTACTTTAAAAGCTATTGCTTATAATAGTACAGGTCAGTCAGCTATTGTTTCCGAAAATTATAGTATTACTGAAATTCAATCATATTCTGTTTATTATCGAAATGTATCTAGTTGGAATGATGTGTATGTGTATTTATTTGATAAAAATACCAATCAACCTTTACCAGGTTGGAATTGGCCAGGTAGATCAATGAATAGAGAACAAACCTCTCAGTGGTATTCATTTCTGGTTGAAGAAAATGCCGAAATAGGTGTTGTTTTTAATAATAACAATGGTATACAATCTGATGACTTAACTAGAGTAACAGATGGATGGTATGATCCATCCACTAATCAATGGTATGATGTGTGTCCAACGGCATGTCCAAGTAATGTTTCTGATGACGAATTGATTATTCATTATAATAATAACAATACAAATTGGAATCCTGTAACATTGTATTATTGGGACACAACTCCTGAGTCTTCAACCTCATCTTGGCCTGGTGTTGAAATGACCGATATAGATGGAGACGGATGGTATGAATATACCTTATCAGGTGTAGAATGTGCAAAAGTTATTTTTAGCACAAATGGAGGGCAGCAGACAGAAGATTTAGAAATCTGTGGAGAAGGATGGTATGATAATGGTTGGGTAAGTAATCCATTAAACAAGAAGCCGGAGACAAATACAACCCTAATTTCTTCACCGTACCCTAATCCTTTTCAGAACGAAATTAAATTTAATTTATTAGGAGAAGTTAAATCTCTCAATGTTACTGTTAGAGATGTAAAAGGAGCCTTGTATTACTCAGATACGGTATCTAGTAAGAATGGAACAATATCAATACCGCTTGATGTTGCAAAAGGAATATATTTTGTAAAATTCAGTAATAAAACTATTAATAAGGTTGTGAAAGTTATTAAATAA
- a CDS encoding IS3 family transposase: MEKYSQEKQESITATCDLLGVNRQVYYRAIRSYQDKQKLSKKVIDLVNTIRISMPRIGTRKLFHLLKSQLKVIGVGRDKLFKILKANNLLILPKKNYHVTTDSHHRFRKHKNRIKDVEFIRPEQVWVSDITYIGNRENPCYLALITDAYSKKIMGYNVSNSLSVKGSLTALDMAISNRDYNEKPIIHHSDRGLQYCSNEYQKTLNINNISPSMTEKYDPYENAIAERINGILKQEFAIDKYDTSMQIKTKLVQNAIRIYNQIRPHLSNSMLTPDQMHQQNKLKRKSYKKQKVAN, encoded by the coding sequence ATCGAAAAATATAGCCAAGAAAAACAAGAAAGCATAACTGCTACCTGTGATTTACTCGGGGTGAATAGACAGGTGTATTATAGAGCTATTCGGTCTTATCAAGACAAACAAAAACTAAGTAAAAAGGTAATTGATTTAGTAAATACCATTCGCATATCAATGCCTAGAATCGGTACAAGAAAATTATTTCATCTTTTAAAATCTCAACTCAAAGTAATCGGAGTTGGTCGCGATAAGCTATTTAAAATACTAAAGGCTAATAACTTGTTGATTTTACCTAAAAAGAATTATCATGTAACTACGGATTCTCATCATAGATTTAGAAAACATAAAAATCGAATAAAAGATGTTGAATTTATCAGACCAGAACAAGTATGGGTCAGTGATATAACTTATATAGGAAATAGGGAAAATCCATGTTATTTGGCTTTAATCACGGATGCTTATTCTAAAAAAATAATGGGATATAATGTATCAAATAGTCTAAGTGTAAAAGGATCTTTAACAGCTTTAGATATGGCTATTTCTAATAGAGATTATAATGAAAAACCTATAATTCATCATTCCGATAGAGGATTACAGTATTGTTCCAATGAATATCAAAAAACATTAAACATCAATAATATTAGCCCTAGTATGACTGAAAAATATGACCCTTACGAAAATGCCATAGCAGAAAGAATTAATGGAATTCTTAAACAAGAATTTGCTATTGACAAGTATGATACTTCAATGCAAATCAAAACCAAACTGGTTCAAAATGCAATCCGCATTTATAATCAGATAAGACCTCATTTATCTAATTCAATGTTAACACCTGATCAAATGCATCAACAAAATAAATTAAAAAGAAAAAGCTACAAAAAACAAAAGGTAGCAAATTAA
- a CDS encoding DUF192 domain-containing protein — protein MKKNIFITLIAVFTLSIFSCKEESEKKIITEEIQFTKEGELSIHNIVDSIPSKVVALDIEIADNDYERETGLMYRKTMEEKRGMLFIQKDFKPQSFYMKNTLIPLDIIYINDEFKIVSFQKNAKPLDETSLPSGKPAKYVLEINGGLSDKWNLKVGDSIYFKKN, from the coding sequence ATGAAAAAGAACATTTTTATCACACTTATAGCTGTCTTTACTTTATCTATTTTTTCTTGTAAGGAAGAAAGTGAGAAAAAGATTATTACCGAAGAAATACAATTCACCAAAGAAGGAGAGCTGTCCATACATAACATAGTAGATTCTATTCCTAGCAAAGTTGTTGCTTTAGATATTGAAATTGCTGATAATGATTACGAAAGAGAAACAGGTTTAATGTATCGTAAAACTATGGAAGAAAAGAGAGGTATGCTTTTTATTCAGAAAGATTTTAAACCTCAAAGCTTCTATATGAAAAACACTTTGATCCCATTAGACATTATCTATATAAATGATGAGTTTAAAATTGTAAGTTTTCAGAAAAATGCAAAACCACTAGATGAAACATCTTTACCATCAGGAAAACCTGCAAAATATGTTTTAGAAATCAACGGCGGATTATCTGATAAGTGGAATCTAAAAGTTGGAGATTCTATCTATTTTAAGAAAAATTAA
- a CDS encoding MSEP-CTERM sorting domain-containing protein produces the protein MQNLLNPRWILIINTVPLIILYFLFFGQFTIIHSLLEDVHITHWKTFGSTLFILGFLNLLYAIFLIIKKRKVSIFYAIIALLIYIPFIYLFNEYSDEIIPFSIPRWMVSGNITLYVGTFLMPTIAYSLFIIVIRLTSKNKKHNAWMNFLAAIAVPLCWYLFFQLILPLWQPVESNFSTHAFLIFLISGTLLFLFFVIRGVFILATKKGALWKKYELGWKIPITILFPLLGLALNNGLLSNFNSFDNSSGLFGNFNDPWFYIIAVINGVLICLPNRPNIKYQIFLFIGRNITFAYSLYFFIVFLPFLPLSVIAIIIIGTGFLMLTPLLLFIIHIQELTENFSLLKKHLSANILRIISIASFLVIPICLTTLYKSDQNTLKETLNYIYNPNYSKQYSIDKNSLSKTINTVKQHKEKRNGEIFNGRQTPYLSSFYNWIVLGNLTLSNAKIDVIEHIFYGTPSSELLPEDIRNDKVEISNITSESFFDPSQNAWKSWIHLEIVNNESTNGLKEYATTLKLPTGCWISDYYLYVGDRKEMGLLAEKKAAMWVFSQIRNENKDPGLLYYLTGNKVAFRVFPFTSNETRKTGIEFIHKDPVTLTFDGKEIKLGHTGQLSNNSSVKNNNVIYISSKEKEKLKEVKRTPYYHFLVDASLHKENNIDEFSSRIKKLVTKNNELSKNAKISFVNTYTSSIRYNDNWEKEYKNQSFEGGFYLDRAIKKTLYNSYHNDTDSYPILVIVTDSIKNSVLDKDFSDFKITSPENNEFYNLSKEGMLQPHSLLTNPKKQITDTIENKFDKTVLKYIDDDDTIAYLPNDKKSSIILKKGPYKATESQILEKNWNQALSMHGMWISQTLFPESSKKEWLNLVKHSFISKVMSPVTSYLVVENEAQKAILKKKQEQILSGNKDLDIGEDTPRMSEPNILILLLLLISILFYRNKQKNKNAG, from the coding sequence ATGCAAAATTTGCTTAACCCTAGGTGGATCCTAATAATCAATACGGTTCCACTAATAATATTATATTTTCTTTTTTTTGGACAATTTACCATTATTCATAGCTTATTAGAAGATGTTCATATAACACATTGGAAAACCTTTGGAAGTACATTATTCATATTAGGTTTTTTAAATCTTCTTTATGCCATTTTTCTTATTATTAAAAAAAGAAAAGTTTCGATTTTTTATGCTATTATAGCCCTACTCATATACATTCCTTTCATATACTTATTCAACGAATATTCTGATGAGATTATACCTTTCTCAATCCCACGATGGATGGTATCTGGTAACATTACTTTATATGTTGGAACTTTTCTTATGCCTACAATAGCATATTCTCTATTTATAATAGTTATTCGTCTTACATCCAAAAACAAAAAGCACAATGCATGGATGAATTTTCTTGCTGCTATTGCGGTTCCATTATGCTGGTATCTTTTTTTTCAATTAATTTTGCCTCTTTGGCAACCTGTTGAAAGTAACTTTAGCACACATGCTTTTTTGATCTTTTTAATTTCTGGAACTTTATTATTTCTTTTTTTTGTAATTCGAGGAGTTTTCATACTTGCAACCAAAAAAGGTGCATTATGGAAAAAATATGAATTAGGATGGAAAATCCCTATAACAATCTTATTCCCTTTACTAGGTTTAGCATTAAATAATGGTCTATTATCTAATTTCAATTCATTCGATAATTCTTCTGGTCTATTTGGCAATTTTAATGACCCTTGGTTTTATATTATTGCTGTCATAAACGGAGTTCTAATATGCTTACCTAATCGTCCCAATATAAAGTATCAAATTTTTCTGTTTATAGGAAGAAACATCACATTTGCATATAGTCTATATTTTTTCATTGTATTCCTTCCATTTCTTCCATTATCTGTGATTGCAATAATTATAATTGGTACTGGGTTCTTAATGCTTACTCCATTACTATTATTCATAATACATATACAAGAGCTCACTGAGAATTTTTCTCTACTAAAAAAACATCTTTCTGCAAACATCTTGCGCATAATTTCTATTGCTAGTTTTTTAGTTATTCCGATATGCTTAACCACTTTATATAAATCAGATCAAAACACTCTAAAAGAAACACTCAATTACATATACAATCCCAATTACTCTAAACAATATTCGATAGATAAAAATTCATTATCAAAGACAATTAATACTGTAAAACAACATAAAGAAAAAAGAAACGGTGAGATTTTTAATGGGCGTCAAACTCCATATTTATCTTCTTTTTATAACTGGATTGTCTTAGGAAATCTAACTTTATCAAACGCTAAAATAGATGTCATTGAACATATATTTTATGGAACTCCTTCATCAGAATTATTGCCTGAAGATATAAGAAATGATAAGGTCGAAATTTCTAATATAACGAGCGAAAGTTTTTTTGACCCTTCACAAAATGCCTGGAAAAGCTGGATTCATCTAGAAATTGTAAATAACGAATCCACAAATGGGCTTAAGGAATATGCTACAACACTAAAACTACCAACTGGTTGCTGGATTAGTGATTATTACCTATACGTAGGTGACAGAAAAGAAATGGGATTATTAGCTGAAAAAAAAGCTGCTATGTGGGTGTTCTCACAAATAAGAAATGAAAATAAAGATCCAGGATTACTTTATTATCTAACCGGAAACAAGGTAGCATTTAGAGTTTTTCCTTTTACAAGCAATGAAACAAGAAAAACCGGAATCGAGTTTATTCATAAAGATCCTGTAACATTAACATTTGATGGAAAAGAAATAAAACTAGGTCATACGGGGCAACTTAGCAATAATTCTTCTGTTAAAAACAATAATGTAATTTACATCTCTTCTAAAGAAAAAGAAAAACTTAAAGAAGTAAAACGTACACCTTATTATCATTTTCTCGTAGATGCATCTTTACACAAAGAAAACAACATAGATGAGTTCAGTAGTAGAATTAAAAAACTAGTTACAAAAAATAATGAACTTTCTAAAAATGCTAAAATCAGTTTTGTCAACACCTACACTTCATCAATTAGATATAATGATAATTGGGAAAAAGAATATAAAAATCAGTCATTCGAAGGAGGATTTTATTTAGATAGGGCAATAAAAAAAACGTTATATAATTCTTATCATAATGATACTGATTCATATCCTATACTGGTAATTGTTACTGACTCTATTAAAAACTCAGTTTTGGATAAAGATTTTTCTGATTTCAAAATTACTTCCCCAGAAAACAATGAATTTTATAATCTATCTAAAGAAGGGATGCTACAACCTCATTCTCTTCTCACAAATCCAAAAAAACAAATAACTGACACTATTGAAAATAAATTTGACAAAACGGTACTTAAATATATAGATGATGACGATACTATAGCATATCTTCCTAATGATAAAAAATCTTCAATTATTCTTAAAAAAGGACCCTACAAAGCAACAGAAAGTCAGATATTAGAAAAAAACTGGAATCAAGCTTTATCTATGCACGGCATGTGGATATCCCAAACTCTATTTCCAGAAAGCTCTAAAAAAGAGTGGTTAAACCTAGTAAAACATAGTTTTATTTCTAAAGTAATGTCTCCTGTTACTTCCTATTTAGTAGTAGAGAACGAAGCTCAAAAAGCAATTCTCAAAAAGAAACAGGAACAAATTCTGTCTGGTAATAAAGACCTAGATATCGGAGAAGATACTCCACGAATGAGTGAACCTAATATTTTAATACTACTCCTTCTTCTTATTTCGATTCTTTTTTACAGGAATAAACAAAAAAACAAAAATGCTGGTTAG